The genomic region CGAGAGGACTTGATCCAGTCGCAGAGACGGCCAATTTCGTTGAGATAGTCAGAGAGGTCGATAAAGCTGTCGATTTTGATGGCGATGGCGATATAGCCACTGCCGCCTCGCGTGGGTTGTTCAGAACTGCATCCCGCCCAGGAGAGACCGCCCGCGATGGCGTCAATCATCATGCCCAGGCCATATCCCTTGTGGCCCTGAGGCCCGCCCAGAGGCAGCATCGCCACAGCGTCACCGTTACCTTTGAAGCGATTGGGGTCATTCACGGAGTTGCCGTCTGCATCTACGAGCCAGCCATCGGGTGTTTGTTGTCCGCGCGCGCGATACACATCGACTTTGCCACCGGCAGACATGCTGGTGGTTATGTCGAGCATGAGGGGAGGACCGTGGGGGGTGGGGGCACTGAAGGCGATGGGATTGGGGGGGAGACGTCGGCTCGTGCCGCCAAAGGGAGCGGTGAAGCGTCCGCCGCCATTGAGCATGAGCAAGCCAATGCAGTTGCGTTCAGCCGCTTTGGGCGGATAATCGCCCAGGCGTCCGATATGACTGGATCGGTGAACGGCTACGGCGCCGATGGTGTGTTCGAGGGCGCGGTCGGTAGCCATTTGCATGGCTTTGTGGGCGACGACAATGCCGATGGTGCGCTCGGCATCAATGACGGCTGAGACCGGGGTTTCTCGAATAATTTTGAGTTCGCGCACGGGTTTGATGTTGCCGCTTGTGATGGCGCGAATATAGCCCGGCGTGCGAATAACACCGTGCGAATCGTGTCCGTAGAGGTTGGCATCCACGAGGTGGTCGGCTACGATGTGAGCCTGGTCTTCTGGAAATCCCGCAGCGCTGTAGAGTTCGCGTTGCAGGGTTCGGAGGTGCGTTGCGTCGATAATGGGCATATAGTATATGTCCTTTCGAA from Gemmatimonadota bacterium harbors:
- a CDS encoding Ldh family oxidoreductase, producing the protein MPIIDATHLRTLQRELYSAAGFPEDQAHIVADHLVDANLYGHDSHGVIRTPGYIRAITSGNIKPVRELKIIRETPVSAVIDAERTIGIVVAHKAMQMATDRALEHTIGAVAVHRSSHIGRLGDYPPKAAERNCIGLLMLNGGGRFTAPFGGTSRRLPPNPIAFSAPTPHGPPLMLDITTSMSAGGKVDVYRARGQQTPDGWLVDADGNSVNDPNRFKGNGDAVAMLPLGGPQGHKGYGLGMMIDAIAGGLSWAGCSSEQPTRGGSGYIAIAIKIDSFIDLSDYLNEIGRLCDWIKSSRTQPDVDKIYLPGEIEHDTRAKREAEGVFIEDETWDNTVETANELSVSIPEVR